Proteins from a genomic interval of Nocardia sp. BMG51109:
- a CDS encoding acyl-CoA dehydrogenase family protein has protein sequence MERTLFEPEHDLFRESYRKFLQQYVEPKHAEWEQQGAVDREVWLEAGKQGFLGMAVPEEFGGGGVKDFRYNAIVTEETTLGQYSGLGFTLHNDVIAPYLLDLANEEQKKRWLPGFCSGEIITAIAMTEPGTGSDLQGIKTRAVRDGDDWILNGAKTFITNGINSDIVIVVAQTDPEKGAMGFSLLVVERGMAGFERGRNLDKIGLKAQDTAELSFTDVRVPGKNLLGTEGQGFVHLMQNLPQERLSIAVVAAAAMAGTLDLTCQYVRDRKAFGKPVGAQQNTRFVLAELATKTTAVRVFVDRCIELLNEEKLTVEEAAMAKWWSTEEQLDLINRCLQLHGGYGYMREYPIAKAYMDARVQTIYGGTTEIMKEIIGRSLKLA, from the coding sequence GTGGAGCGCACCCTTTTCGAGCCCGAGCACGACTTGTTCCGGGAGTCGTACCGAAAGTTTCTCCAGCAGTACGTGGAGCCCAAGCACGCGGAGTGGGAGCAGCAGGGCGCCGTCGACCGCGAGGTCTGGCTGGAGGCGGGCAAGCAGGGATTCCTCGGCATGGCGGTGCCGGAGGAGTTCGGCGGCGGGGGAGTGAAGGACTTCCGGTACAACGCGATCGTCACCGAGGAGACCACACTGGGGCAGTACTCGGGGCTGGGGTTCACGCTGCACAACGACGTGATCGCGCCGTATCTGCTGGATCTGGCGAACGAGGAGCAGAAGAAGCGCTGGCTGCCCGGGTTCTGCTCGGGCGAGATCATCACGGCGATCGCGATGACGGAGCCGGGCACGGGCTCGGATCTGCAGGGCATCAAGACCCGTGCGGTGCGTGACGGCGACGACTGGATTCTCAACGGCGCCAAGACCTTCATCACCAACGGCATCAACTCCGACATCGTGATCGTGGTCGCCCAGACCGATCCGGAGAAGGGGGCGATGGGTTTCTCGCTGCTGGTGGTCGAGCGTGGGATGGCCGGTTTCGAGCGCGGCCGCAATCTGGACAAGATCGGCCTGAAGGCGCAGGACACGGCGGAGCTGAGCTTCACCGACGTGCGGGTGCCGGGGAAGAACCTGCTGGGCACCGAGGGGCAGGGTTTCGTGCACCTGATGCAGAACCTGCCGCAGGAGCGGCTGTCGATCGCGGTGGTGGCCGCCGCGGCGATGGCGGGCACCCTGGATCTCACCTGCCAGTACGTGCGCGATCGTAAGGCGTTCGGTAAACCCGTTGGCGCACAGCAGAATACGCGTTTCGTGCTGGCGGAGCTGGCGACCAAGACCACGGCGGTGCGGGTGTTCGTGGATCGGTGTATCGAGCTGCTCAACGAGGAGAAGCTGACCGTCGAGGAGGCCGCCATGGCGAAGTGGTGGAGCACCGAGGAGCAGCTCGACCTCATCAACCGCTGCCTGCAGCTGCACGGCGGTTACGGCTACATGCGCGAGTACCCGATCGCCAAGGCGTACATGGACGCCCGCGTCCAGACGATCTACGGCGGCACCACCGAAATCATGAAGGAGATCATCGGCCGCAGTCTGAAACTCGCCTGA
- a CDS encoding type IV secretory system conjugative DNA transfer family protein produces MVWGRRKALGPLTEAGARQTADNLGVRLGYADAPGVAIGRTVAGGRRLYGSYEDMHVDIWGPRQGKTTRRVIPAILDAVGPVVATATGREVLDATRDCRYGKGSRVWVFDPDGVAGERPDWCWDPLAWVRGDEARAARLAGHFADADRRLDATDYFEIEGEELLAALFLAASLARFPITQVWEWVTNPMDTEAVQVLRCAERHHASAGVAALYNLDERTKSGIFGTARKMARCLRFPNLHPWVCHTGEQYRLDATEIVDENATLYLLSAPGRGTAVPVVNAFLDAVLDAARPSRIPMLAVLDDAADVVRSRDFPQRCGRYGADGVVVMAMLQSWAQGVRCWGPGGMSELWSAANIRVLGGGVDDVPLLRDGVDRASVAAVRSLPRGRAVLLASGVPPVPIEVEPWWEGPHADDVRASIRAHGRRRTTIDDLIEFQEADMVLSSGSESADTGEP; encoded by the coding sequence ATGGTGTGGGGAAGGCGCAAGGCGCTCGGGCCGTTGACGGAGGCGGGTGCGCGGCAGACGGCCGACAATCTCGGGGTGCGGCTGGGTTATGCCGATGCGCCGGGCGTCGCGATCGGCCGAACCGTTGCGGGAGGCCGGCGGCTGTACGGGTCGTACGAGGATATGCACGTCGACATCTGGGGGCCACGGCAGGGAAAGACGACGCGCAGGGTGATCCCGGCGATCCTGGACGCCGTCGGCCCCGTGGTCGCGACGGCGACCGGGCGCGAGGTCCTCGACGCGACGCGGGATTGCCGCTATGGGAAGGGGAGCCGGGTCTGGGTGTTCGACCCCGACGGTGTGGCCGGCGAACGGCCGGACTGGTGCTGGGATCCGCTGGCATGGGTCCGCGGTGACGAGGCCCGCGCGGCGCGGTTGGCCGGCCACTTCGCCGACGCGGACAGGCGCCTGGACGCCACCGACTACTTCGAGATCGAGGGGGAGGAGTTGCTGGCGGCGCTGTTCCTGGCGGCCTCGCTGGCTCGTTTCCCGATCACCCAGGTGTGGGAGTGGGTGACCAATCCGATGGATACCGAGGCCGTCCAGGTGCTTCGCTGTGCCGAGCGGCACCATGCCTCGGCGGGTGTGGCCGCGCTGTACAACCTGGACGAGCGGACGAAGAGCGGGATCTTCGGCACCGCCCGGAAGATGGCCCGCTGCTTGCGATTTCCGAACCTGCATCCCTGGGTGTGTCATACCGGCGAGCAGTACCGCCTCGACGCGACCGAAATCGTCGATGAGAACGCGACGCTGTACCTGCTGTCGGCGCCGGGGCGCGGTACCGCGGTGCCGGTGGTGAACGCGTTCCTGGACGCGGTGCTCGATGCCGCCCGGCCGTCGCGCATTCCGATGCTGGCGGTCCTGGACGATGCGGCCGATGTGGTCCGGTCGCGGGACTTTCCGCAGCGGTGCGGTCGGTACGGCGCCGACGGCGTCGTCGTGATGGCGATGCTGCAGTCGTGGGCCCAGGGCGTGCGCTGCTGGGGGCCCGGCGGTATGAGCGAGCTGTGGTCGGCCGCGAACATCAGGGTCCTGGGCGGTGGCGTCGACGACGTTCCCCTGTTGCGCGACGGGGTGGATCGGGCGTCGGTCGCGGCGGTGCGGTCGTTGCCGCGCGGTCGGGCGGTGCTGCTCGCCTCCGGCGTGCCGCCCGTGCCGATCGAGGTAGAACCGTGGTGGGAGGGGCCGCACGCCGACGATGTGCGGGCGTCGATTCGTGCCCACGGGCGGCGGAGAACGACGATCGATGATCTGATCGAGTTTCAGGAAGCCGACATGGTTCTCTCGTCGGGCTCCGAATCCGCCGACACCGGGGAACCATAG
- the miaA gene encoding tRNA (adenosine(37)-N6)-dimethylallyltransferase MiaA has translation MTTPIAVVGPTATGKSELALDLAQRLDGEIVNIDAMQLYRGMDIGTAKLPVAQRRGIAHHQLDILEVTETASVATYQDSAGADVEAILARGRTPVIVGGSMMYVQALLDGWEFPATDPRVRGKWEAMLAEQGVAALHAALRAADPEAAATILPTDGRRMVRALEVVELTGRPFAASQPRIGEPRWGTVVLGVDRDTGDLDARIEARTAAMFRQGLVEEVRGLLDRGLREGRTARRAIGYAQVLAYLDGDCDLPYARERTLIGTRRYVRRQRSWFRRDSRIRWVDGADPELLNSALAQVFSAAPEAER, from the coding sequence GTGACGACGCCGATCGCGGTGGTCGGCCCGACCGCCACCGGGAAGTCCGAGCTGGCACTGGATCTGGCGCAGCGCCTCGACGGCGAGATCGTCAATATCGACGCCATGCAGCTGTACCGCGGCATGGATATCGGGACCGCGAAACTGCCGGTGGCCCAGCGCCGCGGCATCGCGCACCATCAGCTCGATATCCTCGAGGTCACCGAAACCGCCTCGGTCGCCACGTATCAGGACTCGGCCGGCGCCGACGTCGAGGCCATCCTCGCCCGCGGTCGCACGCCGGTGATCGTGGGCGGCTCGATGATGTATGTTCAGGCGCTGCTGGACGGTTGGGAGTTTCCGGCCACCGATCCGCGGGTGCGGGGGAAATGGGAGGCGATGCTGGCCGAGCAGGGCGTGGCGGCGCTGCACGCGGCGCTGCGTGCCGCCGATCCGGAGGCGGCGGCGACCATTCTGCCCACCGACGGGCGGCGGATGGTCCGTGCCCTGGAGGTCGTCGAACTGACCGGGCGGCCGTTCGCCGCGTCCCAGCCGAGGATCGGCGAACCGCGGTGGGGCACGGTCGTTCTCGGCGTCGACCGGGACACCGGCGATCTCGACGCCCGGATCGAGGCGCGCACCGCGGCGATGTTCCGGCAGGGACTCGTCGAGGAGGTGCGCGGGCTCCTCGATCGCGGCCTCCGGGAGGGCCGGACCGCGCGCCGCGCCATCGGCTACGCCCAGGTCCTCGCCTACCTGGACGGCGACTGCGACCTGCCGTACGCCCGGGAACGCACCCTCATCGGCACCCGCCGCTACGTCCGCCGCCAGCGCTCCTGGTTCCGCCGCGACTCGCGCATCCGCTGGGTGGACGGCGCGGATCCGGAGCTGCTGAATTCCGCACTGGCCCAGGTGTTCTCCGCTGCGCCCGAAGCCGAACGGTGA
- a CDS encoding MlaD family protein, giving the protein MSRFEPRQRILGVVAAVAVSTAGCSVSLDRLPLPAPSVDGYALTATFANALNLPSKAKVRLNGADVGEVESMQAQDYTAVVSMRIRSGVLLPAGTTAELRSATPMGDVFVALTPPAQPVAGAPDLGDGASIPVGQTSAAATIEEVLTRASLLVNGGAIENMTSLVNSLGEAVGGRGDRLADMIGQTRELVNNLAARSGRIREVLAATGDLSATMAAQRQGVTDAMASAGPALQTIGDNTQNIVDLVGQVNRITGQIATFPSIQGTNDGSLIESVNKLSEGLNNASNIPTANLDGLNSIIPIILKGTDASSAHVNIDIAKLAIGTVPDPNTPADSGARPPDATDWTNFLGSLTYTLNRLKDRAIGQGR; this is encoded by the coding sequence ATGTCGAGATTCGAACCACGACAACGCATTCTGGGCGTCGTCGCAGCGGTGGCCGTATCGACGGCCGGGTGTTCGGTGAGTCTGGATCGGCTGCCGTTGCCGGCGCCGAGTGTGGACGGTTATGCGCTGACGGCGACGTTCGCGAATGCGCTGAATCTGCCGTCGAAGGCGAAGGTGCGGCTCAACGGCGCCGATGTGGGCGAGGTCGAGTCGATGCAGGCGCAGGACTACACGGCGGTGGTGTCGATGCGTATCCGGTCGGGTGTGCTGTTGCCGGCGGGGACCACCGCGGAGCTGCGGTCGGCGACGCCGATGGGTGATGTGTTCGTCGCGCTGACACCGCCCGCGCAGCCGGTGGCCGGTGCCCCGGATCTCGGTGACGGCGCGAGTATTCCGGTCGGGCAGACGTCGGCGGCGGCGACGATCGAGGAGGTCCTCACCCGGGCCTCGCTGCTGGTCAACGGCGGGGCGATCGAGAACATGACGAGCCTGGTGAACAGTCTCGGGGAGGCGGTCGGCGGGCGTGGTGACCGGCTGGCGGACATGATCGGCCAGACCCGGGAGCTGGTGAACAATCTGGCGGCGCGGTCCGGCCGGATCCGTGAGGTACTGGCCGCGACGGGTGATCTGAGTGCGACGATGGCCGCGCAGCGGCAGGGTGTCACCGACGCGATGGCCTCGGCCGGGCCGGCGTTGCAGACCATCGGTGACAACACGCAGAACATCGTGGATCTGGTCGGTCAGGTGAACCGGATCACCGGCCAGATCGCAACGTTCCCGTCGATCCAGGGCACCAACGACGGCAGCCTCATCGAATCGGTGAACAAACTGTCCGAAGGACTGAACAACGCCTCGAACATCCCCACCGCGAACCTCGACGGGCTCAATTCGATCATTCCGATCATCCTCAAGGGCACCGATGCGTCATCGGCGCACGTGAACATCGACATCGCCAAGCTGGCGATCGGCACGGTCCCGGATCCGAACACCCCCGCCGACTCCGGCGCCAGACCACCCGACGCCACCGACTGGACCAACTTCCTCGGGTCGCTGACCTACACCCTCAACCGGCTGAAAGACAGAGCGATCGGACAAGGACGATGA
- the hflX gene encoding GTPase HflX, whose translation MRKSETYEFTPIENLDDEFDDDIDVGTGVDTDVDTDTDPGRNGWAPEPTVGELQLEDRSSLRRVAGLSTELTDITEVEYRQLRLERVVLVGVWTDGTAAQADASMAELAALAETAGSQVLEALIQRRDKPDPATYIGSGKADELRAVVLETGADTVICDGELTPAQLTALEKVVKVKVIDRTALILDIFAQHATSREGKAQVSLAQMEYMLPRLRGWGESMSRQAGGRAGGSGGGVGLRGPGETKIETDRRRIRERMAKLRREIKHMKVARDTKRARRTTGAVPAVAIVGYTNAGKSSLMNALTGAGLLVQDALFATLDPTTRRAALEDGREVVFTDTVGFVRHLPTQLVEAFRSTLEEVTGADLLLHVVDGSDALPAEQIKAVREVVTDVLRENGVRAADGSSAGPHRSVPVELLVVNKIDALDPAGLAHLRAELPQAVFVSARTGQGLTELRDRLAGILGELDVEVSVLLPYTRGDLLARIHADGRIVESEHEEGGTRVRARVPAALAAVLSRYAHAGTAGLPG comes from the coding sequence ATGCGGAAATCAGAGACTTACGAGTTCACCCCGATCGAGAACCTCGACGACGAATTCGATGACGACATCGATGTCGGCACCGGTGTTGACACCGACGTCGACACGGACACCGACCCCGGCCGCAACGGCTGGGCTCCCGAACCGACCGTCGGCGAGCTACAACTCGAGGATCGCAGCTCACTGCGCCGTGTCGCGGGGCTGTCCACCGAACTCACCGACATCACCGAGGTCGAGTACCGGCAGCTGCGCTTGGAGCGCGTCGTGCTGGTCGGTGTCTGGACCGACGGCACCGCGGCGCAGGCCGATGCCAGTATGGCCGAACTCGCCGCACTGGCCGAGACGGCCGGCTCGCAGGTGCTGGAGGCGCTGATCCAGCGCCGCGACAAGCCCGACCCGGCCACCTACATCGGCTCCGGTAAGGCCGACGAGCTGCGTGCCGTCGTGCTCGAGACCGGCGCCGACACCGTGATCTGCGACGGCGAGCTGACCCCGGCCCAGCTGACCGCGCTGGAGAAGGTCGTGAAGGTGAAGGTCATCGACCGCACCGCGCTGATCCTCGACATCTTCGCCCAGCACGCCACCTCCCGCGAGGGCAAGGCGCAGGTGTCGCTGGCGCAGATGGAGTACATGCTGCCGCGGCTGCGCGGCTGGGGTGAGTCGATGTCCCGGCAGGCCGGTGGCCGCGCCGGCGGCAGCGGTGGCGGTGTGGGCCTGCGTGGTCCCGGTGAGACCAAGATCGAGACCGATCGCCGTCGGATCCGGGAGCGGATGGCCAAGCTGCGCCGCGAGATCAAGCATATGAAGGTCGCCCGCGACACCAAGCGCGCGCGCCGCACGACCGGCGCCGTCCCGGCGGTGGCGATCGTCGGATACACCAACGCCGGCAAGTCCAGCCTGATGAACGCGCTGACCGGTGCCGGTCTGCTGGTGCAGGACGCGCTGTTCGCGACACTGGATCCGACCACCCGGCGGGCCGCGCTCGAGGACGGGCGCGAGGTGGTGTTCACCGACACCGTCGGATTCGTCCGGCACCTGCCCACCCAGCTGGTCGAGGCGTTCCGGTCGACGCTCGAGGAGGTCACCGGCGCGGACCTGCTGTTGCACGTGGTCGACGGTTCCGACGCGCTGCCGGCCGAGCAGATCAAGGCCGTGCGCGAGGTGGTCACGGATGTGCTGCGGGAGAACGGAGTCCGCGCGGCCGACGGTAGTTCCGCCGGTCCGCATCGCTCCGTCCCGGTGGAACTGCTGGTGGTCAACAAGATCGACGCGCTGGACCCGGCCGGGCTGGCGCATCTGCGCGCCGAACTGCCGCAGGCGGTCTTCGTCTCCGCCCGGACCGGTCAGGGGCTGACGGAACTGCGCGACCGGCTCGCCGGGATCCTCGGCGAACTGGACGTCGAGGTGAGTGTGCTGCTGCCGTACACGCGCGGCGATCTGCTCGCCCGCATCCACGCCGACGGCCGCATCGTCGAGTCCGAGCACGAGGAGGGCGGTACCCGGGTGCGGGCCCGCGTGCCCGCGGCCCTGGCGGCGGTGCTGTCGCGGTACGCGCATGCCGGGACGGCGGGTCTGCCGGGCTGA
- the dapF gene encoding diaminopimelate epimerase has translation MDTTEQTESRGSRGDIPFAKGHGTQNDFVLLPDPEARLELPVERVAALCDRQRGIGADGVLRVARAGALVAGGVLAGLPEGVSADDWFMDYRNADGSIAEMCGNGVRVFAHYLVSTGLVERAEFVVGSRAGARPVTVHAYDAVRGDVTVAMGPVRRLGESTATIGGHALSGLGIDVGNPHLACVDPDLTADALAKLDLSVPPGFDPEMFPHGANIEILTALGADDAVDMRVYERGVGETRSCGTGTVAAAAAALMREGADLDAGGGQVRVRVPGGAVVVGIERGAAVLRGPSEIVASGRLGAGWWYDA, from the coding sequence ATGGATACGACCGAGCAGACCGAATCGCGGGGTAGCCGGGGCGACATCCCGTTCGCGAAGGGGCACGGCACGCAGAACGACTTCGTGCTGCTACCCGACCCGGAGGCCCGGTTGGAGTTGCCGGTGGAGCGGGTGGCGGCGCTGTGCGATCGGCAGCGGGGGATCGGTGCGGACGGCGTGTTGCGGGTGGCGCGCGCCGGGGCGCTCGTGGCCGGCGGTGTGCTGGCGGGCCTGCCGGAGGGGGTGTCCGCCGACGACTGGTTCATGGACTACCGCAATGCCGACGGGTCGATCGCCGAGATGTGCGGCAACGGGGTGCGGGTGTTCGCGCACTACCTGGTGTCGACGGGGCTGGTCGAGCGCGCCGAGTTCGTGGTGGGCAGCCGCGCCGGGGCGCGTCCGGTCACCGTGCACGCCTACGACGCCGTGCGCGGGGACGTCACCGTCGCCATGGGCCCGGTCCGCCGGCTCGGGGAGTCCACGGCGACGATCGGCGGCCACGCGCTGTCCGGGCTCGGCATCGACGTCGGCAATCCGCATCTGGCCTGCGTGGACCCGGACCTCACCGCCGACGCGCTGGCCAAGCTGGACCTGAGCGTGCCGCCGGGCTTCGATCCGGAGATGTTCCCGCACGGGGCGAATATCGAGATCCTCACCGCGCTGGGTGCGGACGACGCGGTCGATATGCGCGTCTATGAGCGCGGCGTCGGCGAAACCCGTTCGTGCGGAACGGGAACGGTGGCCGCGGCCGCCGCGGCCCTCATGCGCGAGGGCGCCGATCTCGACGCCGGCGGCGGGCAGGTGCGGGTGCGGGTCCCCGGCGGCGCGGTGGTGGTGGGTATCGAGCGGGGAGCCGCCGTCCTGCGCGGCCCGTCGGAAATCGTCGCGTCCGGCCGGTTGGGCGCCGGCTGGTGGTACGACGCCTGA
- a CDS encoding lysophospholipid acyltransferase family protein yields the protein MSLQDSDIRAVEALTAPLRAWTSPVFHGFDEIPAEGPVLLVGNHNLLGIDTPLLWPEIARTRGRLVRGLAENVLITVPGVRHVLHRVGCVRGTRSNCRALLEQGEMVLVFPGGGREAVRRKGEKYMLRWDGRTGFARMAIETGAAIVPLAMIGADDAFDIVVDGQHVAMRPLRTLVRSVGIPPSLTPPLVAGLGPTWIPKPERFYYAAGAPIDTAPWAETGDVEVAAAELRTVVRKALEEELTLLFTERERDRGRTLWGRARGALGWP from the coding sequence ATGAGCTTGCAGGACAGTGATATTCGCGCGGTGGAGGCATTGACCGCACCGTTACGGGCGTGGACGAGTCCGGTGTTCCACGGCTTCGACGAGATCCCCGCCGAGGGTCCGGTGCTGCTGGTGGGCAACCACAATCTGCTGGGCATCGACACCCCGCTGCTGTGGCCGGAGATCGCGCGTACCCGGGGCAGGCTCGTGCGCGGACTGGCCGAGAACGTACTGATCACCGTGCCCGGGGTGCGGCACGTACTGCACCGGGTCGGCTGCGTGCGCGGCACCCGATCGAACTGCCGCGCGCTGCTGGAGCAGGGCGAGATGGTGCTGGTGTTCCCCGGCGGCGGCCGAGAAGCCGTGCGCCGCAAGGGCGAGAAGTACATGCTGCGGTGGGACGGCCGCACCGGGTTCGCGCGCATGGCGATCGAGACCGGGGCGGCGATCGTGCCGCTGGCGATGATCGGCGCCGACGACGCCTTCGACATCGTGGTCGACGGGCAGCACGTGGCCATGCGACCGCTGCGCACGCTGGTGCGGTCCGTCGGCATCCCGCCGAGCCTCACCCCGCCGCTGGTGGCCGGGCTCGGCCCGACGTGGATTCCGAAACCGGAGCGCTTCTACTATGCCGCCGGCGCGCCGATCGACACCGCGCCGTGGGCCGAGACGGGCGACGTCGAGGTGGCCGCGGCGGAACTGCGGACCGTGGTGCGCAAGGCGCTGGAGGAGGAGTTGACGCTGCTGTTCACCGAGCGCGAGCGCGATCGGGGCCGCACCCTGTGGGGCCGGGCCCGCGGGGCGCTCGGTTGGCCCTGA
- a CDS encoding TetR/AcrR family transcriptional regulator, producing MAPNGKVPAREAKGRQTRERLLGAAIGEFKRGGMAGADVGEIVAAAGVAHATFYFHFPTKEHVLLELERREEQRMATELSRFFRKPHRLTDTLTEVIHVLDALNRRLGSRLFKDLLTLHFSTTRPPEEEFTDHPVIVAVVDDIERARDRGEVPPGTDAFHSGVFYLLGLYALLITTPDEPSVRTPLLDKYVATALRGMGSPQEP from the coding sequence ATGGCGCCGAACGGTAAGGTCCCAGCGCGTGAGGCGAAGGGGCGGCAGACGCGGGAACGGCTGCTGGGCGCGGCGATCGGGGAGTTCAAACGCGGGGGGATGGCCGGGGCCGACGTCGGGGAGATCGTCGCGGCGGCCGGTGTCGCGCACGCCACCTTCTACTTCCACTTCCCGACCAAGGAGCACGTGCTGCTCGAGCTGGAGCGGCGCGAAGAACAACGCATGGCCACCGAGCTGTCGCGGTTCTTCCGCAAGCCCCATCGGCTGACCGATACCCTCACCGAGGTCATCCACGTCCTGGACGCCCTGAACCGGCGTCTGGGCAGCCGCTTGTTCAAAGACCTTCTCACCCTGCACTTCTCCACCACGCGGCCTCCCGAGGAAGAGTTCACCGACCATCCCGTGATCGTCGCCGTCGTCGACGACATCGAGCGAGCACGCGACCGCGGTGAGGTGCCCCCCGGCACCGACGCGTTCCACAGCGGCGTGTTCTACCTCCTCGGCCTCTACGCATTGCTGATCACCACCCCCGACGAGCCCTCGGTGCGCACACCGCTGCTCGACAAGTACGTGGCTACGGCCCTGCGCGGTATGGGGTCGCCGCAGGAACCGTAG